In Kitasatospora sp. NA04385, a single genomic region encodes these proteins:
- a CDS encoding mandelate racemase/muconate lactonizing enzyme family protein, with translation MSTQPLRITKVEALALSASFDDLYDSPEDVPDWLRYPASSHLVLPRRGQYATLVKVHTEDGSVGIGEAYGLPSPQVTATVVATVLAPLLIGQDALATGAIWERLYQGQAAGGHNRGFYLEALAGVDLALWDLRGKLAGQPVHRLLGGPIRETVPCYASPVALHADPEDSARQALGFVDAGFKALKVKIGRGERTDRAHLSAVRAAVGEDVEILTDVNCAYDLDQATRVGAVLADLGISWYEEPLQVDDLANLGELRRRTGLTVVNGETHFTRFDLRESLLNRAIDVFMPNVARCGGITEAMRLSALASAFHVDIAPHGVGSGVSLCAALQLCAATPNLRTYEYNRLPNPIREAILLNPPKFADGVLTVPTGPGLGFDLDEDAVDRYTVARF, from the coding sequence GTGAGCACCCAGCCGCTGCGCATCACCAAGGTCGAGGCCCTGGCCCTGTCCGCCAGCTTCGACGACCTCTACGACTCGCCCGAAGACGTGCCGGACTGGCTGCGCTACCCCGCCTCCAGTCACCTGGTCCTGCCCCGCCGGGGCCAGTACGCCACCCTGGTCAAGGTCCACACCGAGGACGGTAGCGTCGGCATCGGCGAGGCCTACGGCCTGCCCTCCCCGCAGGTCACCGCCACCGTGGTGGCCACCGTGCTGGCCCCGCTGCTGATCGGCCAGGACGCGCTGGCCACCGGAGCGATCTGGGAGCGCCTCTACCAGGGCCAGGCGGCCGGCGGCCACAACCGCGGCTTCTACCTCGAAGCCCTGGCCGGCGTCGACCTCGCCCTGTGGGACCTGCGCGGCAAGCTCGCCGGACAGCCCGTCCACCGGCTGCTCGGCGGCCCGATCCGGGAGACGGTGCCCTGCTACGCCAGCCCCGTCGCCCTGCACGCCGACCCCGAGGACTCCGCCCGCCAGGCGCTCGGTTTCGTCGATGCCGGCTTCAAGGCCCTCAAGGTCAAGATCGGGCGCGGCGAGCGCACCGACCGGGCCCACCTGAGCGCGGTGCGCGCCGCCGTCGGCGAGGACGTCGAGATCCTCACCGACGTCAACTGCGCCTACGACCTCGACCAGGCCACCCGGGTCGGCGCCGTCCTGGCCGACCTCGGCATCTCCTGGTACGAGGAGCCGCTCCAGGTCGACGACCTCGCCAACCTCGGCGAACTGCGCCGCCGCACCGGCCTGACCGTGGTCAACGGGGAGACCCACTTCACCCGCTTCGACCTGCGCGAGTCCCTGCTGAACCGGGCCATCGACGTCTTCATGCCGAACGTGGCCCGGTGCGGCGGCATCACCGAGGCGATGCGGCTGTCCGCGCTCGCCTCCGCCTTCCACGTCGACATCGCCCCGCACGGCGTCGGCTCCGGCGTCAGCCTGTGCGCCGCCCTCCAGCTGTGCGCGGCCACCCCGAACCTGCGCACCTACGAGTACAACCGGCTGCCCAACCCGATCCGCGAGGCCATCCTGCTCAACCCGCCGAAGTTCGCCGACGGCGTGCTGACCGTGCCCACCGGCCCGGGCCTGGGCTTCGACCTCGACGAGGACGCCGTCGACCGCTACACCGTCGCCCGCTTCTGA